The Juglans regia cultivar Chandler chromosome 11, Walnut 2.0, whole genome shotgun sequence genome contains the following window.
ttatatatttttttttctatctcttCTCCTGGAAGATAAgtaatttacttatttatttatttattattgatactGCTTTCCTGAGAAGAATCTTCATATCTTCCAGTAATTTGGATTGGTCAATCTCAGTATTCCATCTGATCTGGCgatccaaaaaaagaaagaagaaaagattagTAGCTgatcttttttcttcatcttcttgcattgtttttAATCGTGGACAAACAAGCACAATCACTGAATTAATTCACAGTCGAGCATTGAaaattaatcaaccaaaatctccatgcatgcttgcatgtatgtatatacagGCCTAAACGATTGCATACACCTAATGTTTGTAGGCTTGGTTGAATCGAGTATGAAAAGTATGAAATTAGTTTTCCACTAACCATCACAGTACTCTAGCCAAATCAGAACgcaaaagtttttttctttttttagtaaaTTGCATTgttgatatgtttaaaaaaaaaaaatcatttagagTTGTGACGTGAGAGCTATATgggtactatataatatattacgtGCTTATGTATGTGATACATCCGATAAAATAATAGGATACgtaaccttttatatatatatatatatatatatatatatatgtatgtatgggctagacttaggttgtgtttgtgAATACAACTGTTTTTAGACCttctcaaactatttcataactatttataaatatttcattactattcacaaataattcattattattcataaactattcactattatttcattactatttatagatgatttgaGATATATTCAAGattcaaacgaagccttagaaAGACATTATTTGAAATGATATCAAGGATTTCCCAATCTTAAGAAACATATCACGTTCTGCTGACTTTAGGCAGCtttttttactaaatttttTAGTGGCTGATCGTTGAATACACAAACATTAAACACACGACCAGTCTTTATCAGgcgcatatatataaaatctaattGTACGATTGAAGACGGAATTCCAATGAAATTTTCACccacaacaaaaataatttgacCCACTGGAATGGAGGCCAATTTGAACCTGGAAACGTCCTTACACACTAATCAGACAGTTCACACCGGTTAAAGTTATGGGATAGGATAGGATTGCTTGAACCTGCTTGCTTGAATTATGCCCACAAAAATTGCTGACATGGCTACTATCCTCAGTCAAAGCAACACATATATTTCGAGTATTGAACTCTCTGAAAGCATTAAGAATGTATTATGTATGTTTTACTCTGCACACGTGTTGCATCCTAAGTTGGTCAAAGCTagagacttttttttaaaaaaattcttttctaCCTTTTGGGATGGGGAGGTAAAGTTTAAGAAAATGGTAGATATTAGCTATTCCAGAAGCTGGTGCGCAgaacagtaataaaataaaatggtagTTTGTCAGCCAACTTTCCATTGTGTAAATACTTTCTGCATCCTTCAGAATTCTATAAGGgtgaaaaaaaacaattaaagccAAAGAGAAATGATGAATGTTACAATGGTCATAACATAACCAGATGGGATTGTCAGGTTCATTCTTGTCTAATCAGCATATCTTATCACAAATGTAGTAAGATAAGATCCAGATGTAGCTTTTACATGTTTTAACAATGAGATGATCTGTAGCAAGCATGCAATCTTTTCTACTTTGCAGAGGATCTCTCTGTTCTCCACTTCACTTCACTTCTATACGAGCACGGTCAAAAAAAAGCAACGAGTTATGTGACTAAAAAAGACAATGTTAAAACAATGAATAGGGCAATTATACTCAATTTGTTGAAATGTGGGAAATGATGATGCCTGGAGAtgtaattacattttatgaccCAAGATATGATCATCAAAGATTTGTTATGGTAGACTAAAGCCAGTTATAAGAGGATCCATGGCCAGTTCATACCTAATTGTCGTAGAAGCGGGAACGGCGTCTTCGAGAACTGTGAATACAACAGCAATACttgtaaatttttcataaactaatGAAACCAGGAAACGCTATGTTACATACTAATCTGAATGCTATTTATCATGGCAAACATACCCCTACCTCACTATTCAAGGTTACTActacaaaaagaaaaccttTTTCAGAATTTTAGTCCTGTGCATTGAAAAACGGCGTCTTCGAGAACTGTGAATACAACAGCAATACttgtaaatttttcataaactaatGAAACCAGGAAACGCTATGTTACATACTAATCTGCATGCTATTTATCATGGCAAACATACCCCTACCTCACTATTCAAGGTTATTActacaaaaagaaaaccttTTTCAGAATTTTAGTCCTGTGCATTGAAAAACGGCGTCTTCGAGAACTGTGAATACAACAGCAATACttgtaaatttttcataaactaatGAGACCAGGAAACGCTATGTTACATACTAATCTGCATGCTATTTATCATGGCAAACATACCCCTACCTCATCACTATTCAAGGTTACTActacaaaaagaaaaccttTTTAAGAATTTTAGTCCTGTGCATTGAAAAACAGGGTAAATATGACAAGTTAATCGCCcactccccaaaaaaaaaaaaaaaagaagaaaacaattacCCAATGATCtgtttgcattttcttttcttttttcgttcGTAATACTTCTCAAGACATAATGCATCAAGTTACTATTTAATGATCAATAATACTTCTCAGACTATAATATATGGCATTGATAATCTTATTCATAGTTTAGGTCAAAATTAATCTTACACTACCCACTACGTCAGGGAGCCAATCTTACCAACTCCAAAGCCAAAACGCAAACCCAAAGCCATCTTAAAAGAAGGTCGAATGCTGCTCGCCCAATAATCATAGGATTAAAAAATCTTCCAGATGATTATATTAGCTTTATGAGCAatgaagaattttattgacttttagatgattatatttttttaaagcaacttAATTGACTTCACCACATTTGCTAAGTCAACTTTGATCAACATCTTACGATAATGGTTCACAAGATGTTTCACAAATGTAGCATTCCAGGTCTCGTTATACCTGTACACTGACAACATAATTGAGAAagcaagcttttttttttttttttttgtggtgggGCGTATGACGTCCATTTTAAACTTGTgccatgaagaaatttatgtacACAATCAAAAGCAGGAAGGAATCTGATCATCGGAGAGAGATAGGATCAATCAGTAAATAAAGCTTGAAATTCAATAGACAtcaaacaggaaaaaaatatgatttgaaGACAATTGAGATGCAGAAGCAGCACTACTAACCTGCGATGATTGGAGTTACCCGTTGGGACATTTGTACTCACAAACTCATCGTCAGTCTCATCTATCCTATACTCAGGAAATTCTATAGATGCCACAGAACCCTCATCAGAAACAGAATTGTCATAACTCGTTCGGCGATTTCCTCTTCTTGTATCACTAACTCTTGACCTTCTTCGGTTTCTAGAATTCCTGAAGTTATCAAACACCTGATACAAAATACAAGAGGTCCACCAGTTCCCCTCATCCCCAGGGAAGTCCTCAAACTCGTCTCCAGTTTCATCGTCCCCATATTCAATTACATAATCTCCCAAAACCACCCCACGAGGGACTTCTGAATGAATAGTGCTCAAAACATCTATGATCTCAGAGGACTGTTGAAAATTCTCCCAATCAAGCTGCCGTGCAGGATCAATCTTTGATGGACGAGCATGAGGGTGCTCCAGTTGAGCATGCTTTTGCAGTTCTAAGTAAGTTCCCCTAAATGTACATTGATGCTCCTCACAACAACGCTTCTTCTCATCCAGATATAGACGGGCCTTGTCAACAACAAACCACCCAGTAACCTCTCCTCTACACAAGGGACAACATGGTTTACAGTTGCCTTCAGATGCCACGGGATCCCTGTTTTCTGTGGGAGTTATATCAGATGTTAAAGGGGTTGACATGCCATAAGCACTTTTGAAACGGTCCAAGCAATTCGAGTGCAAGTGGTCTGTGTCACACACAAAAGGACGGCATCCTTTCTCATAAGATGAGCATTGAAGGAGTACACCATTATGCGGAAAATCCAAGCATATAGGGCAAATCACATCTTCCCAATTGGTATTTAACTGAATATCATCCGTGTTGGATACATTGAGATTGAACCCAACTTTACATGAAGGTCTTAAGGCCATGAAGACTATTAACTCGAAAATGTACAAGCAGATGGCATGCAGCTCACTTTCTTTAAACGATAATTGACGATTAAACAATATACTTGATGAATTACCAAGGAAAGCCTAGCCAATCTTTTATGTCACACCAAATAGAGCAAGCCCTTGATGTAGAACAACATGCTTTCTGACAAAGCTGCACAGTcaaacataagtaattagaaGCTGGGTGAAAAAAATCTAAGTGGAGGTagaactttttataaaatgttcgTTAAATTCTTAAGATCCAGAAACTCCTTTTAATGAAAACCTCTGTTCATAAACCATCATTGGCATACTCCTTTCAGTACGAGTCTCAAAATAAATGACCATGTAAGCCATATATTGTCGATTTTCACATAGCAATGTAAAATGGGCACAGGCCTTTGCAACACTTTTCCCAAGAGAACCAGCAAGTTTCATATCTGGCATCTATGTTCCATATGCTTGCCCAGGCAAGTATGTTCAATATAGAATATGATATCGGTTTAAGAGAGAGAGCGAGTGAGAAATAGAGCAATCATAATGTCATTTGAAATCAAGCAACTCAATTTCAGTCGTAAGTCTTATCAATAGAGATAAAATTTCGATATTCCATGCAGAACATAAAAGCTTGAGCTTACAACTTATAGCCACTAGGAATAAAAACCGGCCTAAAATTATGGTAAAAAAATGATGATCCATTGATCACCTAGGTTTCAACACGGCGAGAAAAGGTCTACAACCCAAAATCTTTGAATTTATGAAAGACCCCGTAGGCCCGTACTAACTGATAGACTAGAAGATAGATATTAGGAATAAGAAAGCAAACTAAAATTGAGAGATTATAACATTAACAAAAATCGACCAATCCACAATCATGGGCATTCAACGAAACGACTCTTGGAAGTAACCATAACGAGTAAAATCAAAACGTTAAATCTAAATTCATGGGTGTTCCGTACAATCAAAGGAGACCTAgttaaaatcaatcaaaaccCAGGACCGATTTTCCTTCACTCAGAAAGGACACAGACATAAACTGATATACAAGCCACTGCTGAATaacattgaaattgaacaagAAATACCTGATATAGGGTTATTTTGGAATCGAACCCAGATATAAGGCCGACAGAAGAAGGAGACGGAAAAGGTTCGGTCTTCGGTTTGTGTGGCCGATCGGATGGTTCAGTTTCAGACTTTGAGGAGTAGTAGCAGGTAGGGTCCcttctgtctctctctcgccTTTTCCAAAAGAATAAAATGGTAAAGTAGGCCCATTTAATGTTCATTGACGTAAGTGCCCTTTTACATTGACCAAAAcagaattttaattaattaattaaaaaccaaCAAATAGTGTGAAATGTTAAAGTTGCCTCTCAATTCATTTCGCATATTTGTTGTACCTTAACGGCCGTTGATTTCGTTTtactgttttgtttttttcaatggtctttttttttttaaaaaaataatcattaatttttatggTCCTAATTTTATATTCAGCCTTCGCTTTCAAgatttaaatatagtttttgaaATCAAACAATATTCCTTTTATTTAATTGATTTGGACAGATTTTACTAAATACAGAGTTTTACTCCGAATTGAATTCTAATATCTCACGATACTTTCCTTTTTTATGAAACAAtactttccttttatttcaaaCTCAGGTTTGATATTAAttagcataaaaaaattaaaataaagtttttagGTATGCATTACACTATAAATTAGTTATCTTATACgagtaaatatataatttaaatgatttattatattggTAAGTGTTTTGTGCACGTAATCCTGTGCATCAATTGTACATGTGCTGATAGTAAGGTCAATGTTCACGTGTGGACTGCCGCATCAGCCCGCCGTGCGCAATAACAGAGTGAGTTTACATGACACAATATTTATCAAagtagttattatatattaaaaaaagtgatgtagttaatcatattaatagtatgtaaaaaatatataaaatgattgtatatataatttttaaatcaaatatattaaaaaaaaatacttgtttcGTTGTgataatcatatatttaaactttgaaaaatggGTCATGAACGTAAAGCTTTacctattttttcttatattctcCTCTTTTAAGTGGAAGATCATTGATCCTTTAAGCAtgttataaaattcaaaacctGTATCGATAGAAATCGACAGGAAATTGGATATCAGTACTACGTCACTGTAAGCTGTACGTACAATCCCGATGTAAAAACATATAAAGCCCattaattgagagagagaaagagagcttaCAGTTACActtgcttgcatgcatgcatggatgatgCACGTGTCTTTAATGCCAAACAGCCGCGATCGCATTCAAATCGTTCGTTTTAGATGTTTTCGACCAAATAATGaacattacaaataaaaaaaatatattgtttttttgtaTACTAAATGACGTAGTAATATAACCAAATCCGGTGAGGGTTTGATTGCCTAACTAACAATGTTTTTTTGTCATTGATAGAATAATTTTGTATGACTCATCGCTACCAAAAACAGATTTCCTTGCATAAACTAAAGATAAAAATTCCAAATTACTAATACCCAAAGAGAAGAATCGGGCAATAATTGAATAGGACATTTTGCTAATAGCATGCCCTCACGCACGAATACTTCTGATCTGACACTATATgcataaaaaagagaaaagaatgtCGGATATGACAAACAATCCCTTAATGCGAGAGAatgcttttttatttcttatgggGACTGAATGTGGAGAACTTCCACTGATGAATATATTATGACTATACCTTCTAAAGCAGGACAAGGAGTGTATTGCCTATAttgcatgaataaaaaaaataatcaataaatattacaaagtacagGTATATAAACATTCGACCTAGAcctttcttacaaaaaaaatataatatatattttaaaatcgaCAGAAACCTCATGCGCCAATAACAAACTACTGTCATCAGGTTTCCTCAATTATTCGGGTTACAACCCCGACAGCAATTGTTCTTCCTAATGCTCTTAGAAATACCCTTCCAAGAGCTCTACAGCTTGAAAACTCTTCCACGCACACAGGCCCTTGTAAAGCCACCTGaagttagaagaagaaaaagagaaaggtcAGCCCAAAAGTAGCCAAAACGCTATCAAACCAATTATCCTTTGAATTGAAGTGGCACAATTTTCGGTCAACTTAATTCACCTCAAGGACTGCAGTCTGCTTTGCACTAAGGCAGCGAGGTGCCTTCTTCGTCACCTTGCCAGTCTTTGGATCAAGTAAAGATAGTATTCTGACCACTCTTGCGGCTTCCCTAGCATGGTGTACATGAAATTCCAACTGTTCGTTCCAGTCAAATCATTATATCAATAGATAAATAACATGGTGGAACCagaacatataaatatatgtgtttgtgtgtgtgtgtcatgtaTGCAGAAAAACACACCTGGGAACCAATTAAAATCGGGGTTGTAACATCCAAAACAAGAACTTTCAGTTCCAAATGTTTTGCAATAGCAACAGGAAAGTCAGGGTGACATAGCACGCCCCCAGCCATCACAAGGCTCCCATCAATGCCTTGCAGACTAACAGCCACACTGTCTCCAGCTCTTGCAAAGGTACAAGCCTGAGAGTTACGCTCTAAGGAACGTACTGAGCCCACATTTCCTGATGGCATAACTAGAACCTATAATTACACACAGTATAGTTACGACTATAGTACAATGGAAACAAAAGGCAgtgaataaaacaaataatgcCTTGTGTAATTAGAGTACTTCTGACTAAAACCAGTGATCTTTGTCATTGACATACAAAACACTCTGATTGTACGTGCATGAACTGTCATGTCATTCAATCGTACTGATCACTTCTATCagggtgaaaaagaaaatggactaTCTATTCTATAGGTTTCTGAGTCAAAGCAAAGATTGTGGAGTGAGAGGGTAAAAAGCACAGTTTAAACAGATCTTTCACCATACATTCTGGTAGGTGATCCACACATTCAATGTTCGGAAACCATCTATCTCTTGGATCACATGATGCAGAATGAAAATCTACATCGCATAAATGAGGACAATTTATCTGCACAAGCATTATCCCAGCAAAAAACGtgtaataaatatgtaaaagtaTACCACGAAAGATCAAAATTAGTAAATGCTGCAATATAAATTTGGGAAGTTCAAGAAAAAGACCAATTTCAGATGATCCTTTCATGGAAAAGATAACTGAGCATGGTCTGCAGGCAATCAAGGAAGCTTAGGTTCACTCAACGACATATGCAAATCCAACAATGGAATGAATTCTGAGATGTTAATACAAGGAACTTAatattttgaagaataaaattaaccacaaaaaaaaatcgATATTACCAAATGTGTACCTTGGATCCACTTCGAAGAGCTCCGGCTTCTAGTTTACCACAGGCAGACACCTGCCCCAGTGAAGAAAGTTTAACAACATCACATATCGGCATAAGTAGAGGCTTTGAGAAATCTCTTGTGGGAGGTTGGAGGGAATCAACTGCATCCAGCAGATAAGGTCCATGATACCTGCATTTTAATTACCTTgctcaattttaaatatttgcaATATCAGTTGCacatcattcaaatatttataaaaagttccTCATGGCGGCGACAAAGAAAGCCACAATCCCAACATGGACAGATTAGTGGCATGCTTGATTTAACCAAGACAGGGGCGTCAAGCACTACAACAACTTCAGCTCAAAGAAAGCCCCTGCCcaacatgaaaatattagtgGCATACTTGATTTAACCTAGATGAGGCGTCAAACATTACACCATACGTTACCTTACATCCCacctatatttattcactttttatgTTTACTTTCAGTCAAGTTTTCAATTACTCAACCCACTGGGGCATGTGACATGGTACCAAAATGAATATTAGCTAGTTCTTCTTCTACTGTGTACCACCACTCTCGCCAAGGGAAAAAATTCCAAGGAAGGGGGAAAGAGAAcctgaaatgaaattaaaaataaataataatcaacaATATCAGCATAGAATTCATTCGAACTTTCCAATCTTCGTTGCCTTCTTCAGTATGTAAATCACAGcacctttcttttctttttcttttttgatatgTAAGAAATTTCATTGATCAAAACTAGGCAAAACCTatgtacacagaaagtatacaaaagatACACCTAGTTACATTCTAGACAGctgaaaagaaagcaaaaactcatgaacattccctccctttaaAACTATAGCTGAAAGCCATTGAACCAAAGAAAGgacaaaaaaattccataattcCCCCTAGCTCTCTCCTTCTTGTTGAAgcacctctcatttctttccatccaTATACACCATAATAAGCACAAAGGAGCCATCGTCCACATCGCAGCCAGTTGAGGGCTATGATGATGCCTATTCCAACAAGATAAGAGCTCCGCCACACTCTTGGGCATAATCCAAGACAACCCGGCTCTACTAAGTATGCCATCCCATAGCTCCCTTGCCACCTCATAATGTAGAAGAAGATGGTCAATCGATTCACCATTGttcttgcacatataacaccacTCCATGACATCATCTCCCGTTTCCTTAAGTTGTTAGCCGTCAAAATCTTACCCAAGGCTgttgtccaagtaaaaaaagcAACTTTTGGAGGCACAGGAACTCTCCAAATACCCTTCCATGGAAACACAATGGGCTGAAATTTGACAGCACCTTAAAGAAGGATTTAACAGAAAATTTTTTACTCCCCGAAGGTTTCCACACCATTCTATACACCCATTACCACCAACCCTCTTGGAATAAAGCAAGCTAAAAAAACCTGCTATCTCCTTGACTTCCCAATCCTGCGCATTTCTACAAAAGATCATATTCCAATGCACTGAACCGTTAGCTTGACACAGCACATCTGAGACAGCGGCCTGCTGATTTCCAGCCAATCTGAAAACACCTGGAAAAGCTGAAGAAAGAGCTCTCTCACCACACCATTCATCGAACCAGAATCTAACTCTTGTACCCTCACCGACCTCAAAGTTAATATGTGTTGCAAACACCATCCACCCCTTTCAAACAAATTTCCATAGACTCACACCATATGACCGCCTACCCTCCttggaacaccaacccccccaatCACAACCATACTTCCGATCCACAACCATTCTCCACAACGAAGTCCCTTCCAACTGaaatctccacaaccacttcccAAGAAGGGCCTTGTTAAAAGTGATCAAGTTACG
Protein-coding sequences here:
- the LOC109009582 gene encoding uncharacterized protein LOC109009582, producing the protein MALRPSCKVGFNLNVSNTDDIQLNTNWEDVICPICLDFPHNGVLLQCSSYEKGCRPFVCDTDHLHSNCLDRFKSAYGMSTPLTSDITPTENRDPVASEGNCKPCCPLCRGEVTGWFVVDKARLYLDEKKRCCEEHQCTFRGTYLELQKHAQLEHPHARPSKIDPARQLDWENFQQSSEIIDVLSTIHSEVPRGVVLGDYVIEYGDDETGDEFEDFPGDEGNWWTSCILYQVFDNFRNSRNRRRSRVSDTRRGNRRTSYDNSVSDEGSVASIEFPEYRIDETDDEFVSTNVPTGNSNHRSSRRRRSRFYDN